In Vibrio sp. FE10, the following are encoded in one genomic region:
- a CDS encoding AraC family transcriptional regulator, whose translation MPTRQIDSHSGIITSNEMMVANPNSPALVKTIDMPRGYVDAMHQHTWHQVIFPIKGLLQTKTEHYQHLVPHTSALFVPARIQHESIALSHTTFVGIYLNPAFGIKYEPQVRTITLTPFLNALLQEIRRQCEGLVSDEEVSRLLSVLHDQIIKDNIQTYQLLLPEDRRLKLIFEALTETPTLDLSLKEWGEKVGASERTLSRLFSKEFNTSFQLWRQQIRLIYSLSLLDEEFSIQSIADQVGYQNDSSYIKAFKASFDVTPQQFRFNGRRR comes from the coding sequence ATGCCAACCCGCCAAATAGATTCTCACTCCGGAATCATCACCTCAAATGAGATGATGGTCGCTAACCCGAATTCGCCCGCGTTGGTGAAGACCATCGACATGCCCAGGGGATACGTCGATGCAATGCACCAACATACGTGGCATCAAGTGATCTTCCCGATCAAAGGCCTACTGCAAACGAAAACCGAGCACTACCAACACCTTGTGCCCCATACTTCTGCTTTGTTTGTACCTGCAAGGATTCAACATGAATCTATCGCATTAAGCCATACGACGTTTGTCGGCATTTACCTTAATCCAGCCTTTGGTATTAAGTATGAACCTCAAGTTCGAACCATTACCCTGACGCCGTTTTTGAATGCACTATTGCAGGAAATTCGCAGACAGTGCGAAGGATTAGTGAGTGATGAAGAGGTATCGCGATTACTCTCGGTATTGCACGATCAGATCATCAAAGACAACATTCAGACATATCAATTGTTGCTTCCTGAAGACCGACGCTTGAAGCTTATATTTGAAGCGCTGACAGAGACGCCAACATTGGATTTGTCGCTAAAGGAGTGGGGAGAGAAAGTCGGTGCATCAGAGCGAACCTTGTCGCGATTATTCTCAAAAGAGTTCAACACATCATTTCAGTTGTGGCGACAACAAATCCGGCTGATTTATTCGTTGTCTTTACTCGATGAAGAGTTCTCAATCCAAAGTATTGCTGACCAAGTCGGCTATCAAAACGACTCGTCTTACATTAAAGCCTTCAAGGCGTCTTTTGATGTCACGCCACAGCAGTTTCGATTTAATGGTCGAAGAAGGTAG